The window TGCACGACGATCCGCTGCCCCTGCGCTTCGCCGTCGCCGCTGCGGCTCAGGTCGGCGTCGGCTGCGGTGACCCGGCCCTCGCCGAGCAGTGGGCCGGTGATCTCGGTGAGCGTCTGCGGGAGCAGCACCGGCGACTCGGCCGGGGCGCGCAGCACGGTGGACTTGTAGCCGGGGGAGAGCAGCGGCGGGTGCACGGCGGCGTCGTCGCGCCGGTAGCGCGGCAGGAGCAGCCCGCCGGGGCGGTCGGCCCGTACGGGCGTGGTGTCGGGCATGACGGTGCCTCCTTGGTCAGCTCTTCCCGCCGGGGTCAGGGGTTCAGCAGTTGGCGCAGCGCGGTCAGCTCCTGCGGGGTGGGTTCGTCGGTGGTGGTCAGGTCGGCGGCGACCTTCAGCGGCCAGCCGGTGGCCGCCACGGCCTGCTCGACGCCCACGCCGGGGTGCAGCTGGGTGAGGGTCAGCTCGCAGGTGGCCGGGTCCGGGCGCAGCATGCCGAGGTCGGTGATGACCAGGGTGGGACCCCGGCCACGCAGGCCGAGGCGTTGCCGGTCGCCGGGGCCTGCGCCGAAGCCGACCGAGGTGACGAAGTCGACCCGGTCGACGAACGTACGCCGGCTCTGCGGCACGATGACGATCACCTCGCCGCACGAGGCGGCGATCTCCGGGGCTCCGCCCGCGCCGGGCAGCCGTACCTTCGGGTCGGTGTAGTCGGTGCCGATCACCGTGGTGTTGATGTTGGCGTACCGGTCGATCTGCGCCGCGCCGAGGAAGCCGACGTCGATCCGGCCGGGCTGCAGCCAGTAGTTGAAGATCTCCGGCACCGAGACGACCGTGTCGGCGGTCTCGGCGAGCACCCCGTCGCCGATGGACAGCGGCAGCCGACCGGGCTTGGCGCCGATGGTGCCGGACTCGTAGACCAGCACCAGGTTGGGGGAGTGGGTCCGTCGGGCCAGGTTGGCGGCGGTGCTGGGCCGGCCGATGCCGACGAAGCAGCGGGCGTCGTCGCGCAGCGCCCGGGCGGCGGCGACGGTCATCATCTCGTCGCGGGTGAACCCCTCGACAGACTGCGGCTCGTTCACTCGGCACCACCGTACGTCGGATCGGTCCCCGCCGGGGCCAGGACGTGTTCGTCGAGCCACCGGGTGAAGGTCTCCCGGTCCCGGCTGATCTCGTCCCACTGCTGGTAGTAGTCGTTGGCCCGGTCGCTGTAGTCCATCGCGTACGACGGGTGCGCCCCACCGGGCACCTCGGCGACCCGGGTGACCGCCCAGCCGGGCAGCACCACCGCGCCGGGGCGGGGGGTCAGCTCGTCGGCGATCTCCTCGACGGTGACCAGGGACCGTGCGGACGCCAGCACGACCTCCTTGTGGACCCCGGTGATGCCCCAGATCTGCACGTTGCCGTGCCGGTCGGCGCGTTGGGCGTGCACGATGCCGACGTCGGGGTTGAGCGCCGGTACGGCGGTGAGCACCTCGCCGGTGAACGGACAGCTGATCGGCGCGATGGTCGGGGTGCGGTCGACGAGGTCCGTGCCGACGTAGCCGCGGAGTACGGCGAACGGCAGGCCGGCGGCGCCGGCGACGTACCGGTTGGCCATCCCGGCGTGGCTGTGCTCCTCGATCTCCAGTGGTCGGGGCCAGCCGCGCTGCACGGCGTCGCGGAACCGGTGCAGCGAACCGACGCCGGGGTTGCCGGCCCAGCTGAAGATCAGCTTCTTGGCGCAGCCGGCGCCGATCAGCTGGTCGTAGACGACGTCCGGGGTCATCCGGATCAGCGTGAGGTCGCGTCGGCCCTGTCGGATGATTTCCTGCCCGGCCGCGGTGGGGATCAGGTGGGTGAATCCCTCCAGGGCGACGCTGTCGCCGTCGTGGACCAGGTCGGCGACAGCGTCAGCCAGCGAGGAAATTTCAGCCATGCATCATTCCCGGTGCGTGTGATGAACAAAAGTTCGCTAAGCGAACGGTACGGCCGGGGTCGCGGGCGTGTCAACGCGGCTGCTCCAGTCCAGCGGCAGCCCCACGTAGTTCTCCGCCAGGGTGGTCGCCGCCGCGGTGGAGGTCGTCACGTACTCGAGTTGGGCCACCTGGAGCCGGTGGCTGAACTCGTCGGCGTCGGTGGGCCGGTGCAGCAGCCCGGTCATCCAGGACGAGAAGTGCTGGACCCGCCAGATCCGGCGCAGGCACCGGGCCGAGTACTCGTCCAGCCCGGTCCCGCGTCCCTGACGGAACCAGGTGGTCAGCGCCTCGGCCAGGAAGCGGACGTCGGCGACCGCCAGGTTCAGCCCTTTCGCGCCGGTCGGCGGCACGATGTGCGCCGCGTCGCCGGCCAGGAACAGCTGGCCGTAGCGCATCGGTTCGGTAACGAAGCTGCGCATCGGGGTCACCCCCTGCTCCAGGATCGGGCCCTCCTTCAAGGTGAAGCCGTCGTTGGTCGCCAGCCGGGTGTGCAGCTCGTCCCAGATCCGCGCGGTCGGCCAGTCGCTCAGCTCGGTCCCGTTGGGCACCTGCAGGTAGAGCCGGGTCACCTCGGGGCTGCGCATGCTGTGCAGGGCGAACCCGCGTTCGTGCTGGGCGTAGATCAGCTCGTGCGCCGAGGGGGCGGCCTGGGCCAGCACCCCGAGCCAGCTGAACGGGTAGGTGTGCTCGACGGTGCGCCGGGCCGAGGCGGGGATGCTGCCCCGGGAGACCCCGTGGAAACCGTCACATCCGGCAACCACCAGGCAGTTCAGTTCGCGTATCGTGCCCTCGTGCGCGAACCGGATGACCGGGGCATCGCTGTCGATCCCGGCCAGCTCGACGTCGGTGACATCGAACAGGATCTCACCGCCGGCTGCCAGCCGGGCGGCGATCAGGTCCTTCACCACCTCCTGCTGACCGTAGACGGTGATCCCTCGCCCGCTGGTCAGCGCGGCCAGGTCGATTCGTCGGCTGACGCCCTCGAAGCGCAGCTCAAGGCCGGTGTGCACGAGTCCTTCGCGGCGCATCCGGGCACCGACGCCGGTGTCGGCGAGCAGCTGCGCCGTGTCGTGTTCGAGCACCCCGGCCCGGACCCGGCTCTCCACGTACGCCCGGCTGCGGGTCTCCAGCACGACCGAGTCGATACCCTCCAGATGCAGCAGATGGGAGAGCATCAAGCCTGCTGGTCCCGCTCCGATGATGCCAACCTGGGTTCGCACGACGCTCCCTCCACCTGCCGGATTGGCAGGGACTTTTCCGATATGTGACATTGACGTGAGCCCTCGGCGGGCCGTACGTTCATCATAAGAACCACCGTTCGGTCAGCGAACACCCCTGACCGACTCAACCTCAAACCCATCCCCTGGAGGTCCCATGCGACGGCCCCTCGTCGCCCTCACCCTGGCTGCCGCGCTGCTGGTCACCGCCGCCTGTGGTTCCGACTCGTCCACCGACGAGGCCGGCGGCACCGACGACGTCACCGACGTCACCGTCGGCATCATCCCGATCGTCGACGTCGCACCGATCTACCTCGGTGAGGAGAAAGGCTTCTTCGCCAAGCGCGGCATCAACCTGACCATGGAGAGCGGCCAAGGTGGCGCCGCCATCGTCCCCGGCGTGGTCAGCGAGCAGTTCCAGTTCGGCTTCAGCAACGTGACCTCGCTGCTCAGCGCGCAGACCGCCGACGTGCCGGTGCAGATCGTCGCCAACGGCGTGGCCTCGACCGGCAACCCCGAGGCCGACTTCGGCGGCGTGGTGGTCCGCGAGGACAGCCCGATCCAGACCCCGGCCGACCTGGCCGGCAAGAAGGTCGCGGTGAACACGCTGAAGAACATCGGCGACACCAGCGTCCGCGAGTCGGTGCGCAAGGCCGGCGGCAACCCGGACGACATCGAGTTCGTCGAGATGGCGTTCCCGCAGATGCCGGCCGCCGTCGCCAACGGCGACGTCGACGCCGCCTGGATGGTCGAGCCGTCGCTCGCCATCGCCAAGGACGCCGGTGGCCGGGTGGTCGCCTGGAACTTCGTCGACACCGCCCCGAACCTGACGGTCGCGGTCTACTTCACCAGCACCAAGCTCGCCCAGGAGAACCCCGAGCTGGTCGAGAACTTCCAGGAGGCGATGGCCGAGTCGCTGTCCTACGCCAACGCACACCCCGACGAGGTGCGTACCGTGCTGCGCAGCTACACCGACATCGACCAGGCGATCCTGGACGCGATGACGCTGCCGATGTGGCCGGCCGAGATCAACCGGGCGTCGATCGAGCGGGTCGCCGAGCTCGGTCTCGCCGACGGTGTCTTCGCGTCCGAGCCCGATCTGGACGCGCTGCTGCCGTGACAGCGGTCGACAACACCCCGGTCGGGGCCGGCTCCGCCGGCCCCGACCGGGGCACGTCAGCAGCAGCCCACCGGGCCGTACCGAGCCGGCGCCGTCGGCCGCCGACGGCGCTGCTCGGCGTCGCCGGCCTGGCCGGTCTGCTGGTCCTGGTGCAGGTCCTCCCGTCGACCCCGCTCGTCTCGCCGCGCTACCTGCCGCCGGCCACCGAGATTCTCGCCGCCCTGGTCGAGCTGCTCGGCGACGGCGCCTTCTGGTCGGCGCTCGGCGACACCCTGACCGGCTGGGCGATCGGCCTGGCCATCGCGGTCACCGCCGGCATCGTGCTCGGCGTACTCATCGGCTCGGTGCCGGCGCTGCGCGCGGTCACCGCCTCGACCATCGAGTTCCTGCGGCCGATCCCGTCGGTCGCGCTGATCCCGCTCGCCGTGCTGCTCTACGGCACCGGTCTGGAATCCACCCTGCTGTTGGTCGTCTACGCCGCGTTCTGGCAGGTGCTGGTCCAGGTCCTGTACGGCGTACAGGACGTCGACCCGGTCGCCGACGAAACCGCCCGCAGCTACGGCCTCGGCCGGTGGGCCCGGATCCGCCACGTCATCTGGCCGACCTCGCTGCCGTACGTGATGACCGGCGTGCGGCTCGCCGCCGCGGTCGCCCTGGTGCTGGCGATCACCGCGGAACTGGTCATCGGCGCACCCGGGCTGGGCAACCGGATCGCCGTCGCGCAGACCTCCGGCGCGGTCGACCTGATGTACGCCCTGGTGGTGGTCACCGGGCTGCTCGGCGTCGGGATCAACCTGATCGCCCGGGCGGTCGAGCGGCGGGCACTGTCCTGGCACCAGTCGATGCGCGGCGAGGTGATCGTGTGACCGGGGTGCTGAAGCGGGCCGGGCTGGTCGTCGCGCTGCCGGCCGTGCTGCTTGCCGTCTGGTGGTTCAGCAGCGCCGGCAGCACCAGCTTCTACGCGCCGCCGCTGAGCAAGATCCTCGGCACCTTCGCCGAGACCTGGACCGTCGAGCGCCTGCGGGCCGACGTGCTGCCCAGCCTGCTGCGGCTGGCCGCCGGTTACGCGGTGGCGGTGCTCGTCGGCGTCGCGCTCGGCGTACTGGTCGGCAGCATCCGCACCGTGCGGGCCACGCTGGAACCGGTGCTGGAGTTCTTCCGGGCCATCCCGCCGCCGGTGCTGGTGCCGATCATCATGCTCTTCGCCGGCATCGAGAACACCATGAAGATCGTGGTGATCGCGGCCGGTTGCGTCTGGCCGATCCTGCTCAACACCGTCGAGGGCGTGCGCGCCACCGACGAGGTGCTCTCCGACACGGCCCGCTCCTACGGCCTGACCGGTCCGGCCCGGCTGCGGCACCTGGTGCTGCCGGCGGCCAGCCCGCAGATCGCCGCCGGCATGCGCCAGGCCCTGTCGATCGGCATCATCCTGATGGTGATCAGCGAGATGTTCGCGGCCAGCAACGGTCTCGGGTTCACCATCGTGCAGTTCCAG is drawn from Micromonospora sp. Llam0 and contains these coding sequences:
- a CDS encoding CoA-transferase, which produces MMTVAAARALRDDARCFVGIGRPSTAANLARRTHSPNLVLVYESGTIGAKPGRLPLSIGDGVLAETADTVVSVPEIFNYWLQPGRIDVGFLGAAQIDRYANINTTVIGTDYTDPKVRLPGAGGAPEIAASCGEVIVIVPQSRRTFVDRVDFVTSVGFGAGPGDRQRLGLRGRGPTLVITDLGMLRPDPATCELTLTQLHPGVGVEQAVAATGWPLKVAADLTTTDEPTPQELTALRQLLNP
- a CDS encoding CoA transferase subunit A produces the protein MAEISSLADAVADLVHDGDSVALEGFTHLIPTAAGQEIIRQGRRDLTLIRMTPDVVYDQLIGAGCAKKLIFSWAGNPGVGSLHRFRDAVQRGWPRPLEIEEHSHAGMANRYVAGAAGLPFAVLRGYVGTDLVDRTPTIAPISCPFTGEVLTAVPALNPDVGIVHAQRADRHGNVQIWGITGVHKEVVLASARSLVTVEEIADELTPRPGAVVLPGWAVTRVAEVPGGAHPSYAMDYSDRANDYYQQWDEISRDRETFTRWLDEHVLAPAGTDPTYGGAE
- a CDS encoding 4-hydroxybenzoate 3-monooxygenase, which encodes MRTQVGIIGAGPAGLMLSHLLHLEGIDSVVLETRSRAYVESRVRAGVLEHDTAQLLADTGVGARMRREGLVHTGLELRFEGVSRRIDLAALTSGRGITVYGQQEVVKDLIAARLAAGGEILFDVTDVELAGIDSDAPVIRFAHEGTIRELNCLVVAGCDGFHGVSRGSIPASARRTVEHTYPFSWLGVLAQAAPSAHELIYAQHERGFALHSMRSPEVTRLYLQVPNGTELSDWPTARIWDELHTRLATNDGFTLKEGPILEQGVTPMRSFVTEPMRYGQLFLAGDAAHIVPPTGAKGLNLAVADVRFLAEALTTWFRQGRGTGLDEYSARCLRRIWRVQHFSSWMTGLLHRPTDADEFSHRLQVAQLEYVTTSTAAATTLAENYVGLPLDWSSRVDTPATPAVPFA
- a CDS encoding ABC transporter substrate-binding protein; this translates as MRRPLVALTLAAALLVTAACGSDSSTDEAGGTDDVTDVTVGIIPIVDVAPIYLGEEKGFFAKRGINLTMESGQGGAAIVPGVVSEQFQFGFSNVTSLLSAQTADVPVQIVANGVASTGNPEADFGGVVVREDSPIQTPADLAGKKVAVNTLKNIGDTSVRESVRKAGGNPDDIEFVEMAFPQMPAAVANGDVDAAWMVEPSLAIAKDAGGRVVAWNFVDTAPNLTVAVYFTSTKLAQENPELVENFQEAMAESLSYANAHPDEVRTVLRSYTDIDQAILDAMTLPMWPAEINRASIERVAELGLADGVFASEPDLDALLP
- a CDS encoding ABC transporter permease: MTAVDNTPVGAGSAGPDRGTSAAAHRAVPSRRRRPPTALLGVAGLAGLLVLVQVLPSTPLVSPRYLPPATEILAALVELLGDGAFWSALGDTLTGWAIGLAIAVTAGIVLGVLIGSVPALRAVTASTIEFLRPIPSVALIPLAVLLYGTGLESTLLLVVYAAFWQVLVQVLYGVQDVDPVADETARSYGLGRWARIRHVIWPTSLPYVMTGVRLAAAVALVLAITAELVIGAPGLGNRIAVAQTSGAVDLMYALVVVTGLLGVGINLIARAVERRALSWHQSMRGEVIV
- a CDS encoding ABC transporter permease codes for the protein MTGVLKRAGLVVALPAVLLAVWWFSSAGSTSFYAPPLSKILGTFAETWTVERLRADVLPSLLRLAAGYAVAVLVGVALGVLVGSIRTVRATLEPVLEFFRAIPPPVLVPIIMLFAGIENTMKIVVIAAGCVWPILLNTVEGVRATDEVLSDTARSYGLTGPARLRHLVLPAASPQIAAGMRQALSIGIILMVISEMFAASNGLGFTIVQFQRTFAIPQMWTGILLLGLLGFALSVLFRFVEMRALAWYHGLRQAQRSS